TGAATAGCAggataactagctttatacctgacaaAGGTTAGATGCGACCAAGCGATGGGGAGAGAGGCACCAAAACTACGAAGACTTCGACTCAATATCCGAACGACCGTAGAACCACAAACTGGAACTAATCCACACAAAATGGTGCACCATACTGGAAACCGTAGAGCATGAACTAGGGGAACCCAGAGGGATCACTTTACAAGTccaagaagaacaaggaagaacaaaggTTTGAGTAAGGCACTCagcagctcggctgcaatatcatGTAGTTTATCAAGTCATCAAAAGGTTCCTAATAGCTTAGAGGCAggggatatttatactaggaacaatcCTCCTAATAGGTGTGAAAACGAAATGGAGTTTCTGAAGATAGGCAATGTGAAAGGTCCCCTCGAGATGGATTCCCGAAGTGGTCTTCTCGTAACTGTTGGCTTCCAGACCAGTGTCCACTAATCGGGCCATAACTTCTTATTGGGAAGTCCAAATGACGAACCATTTATTGGGTGTGAAAGTAGACTCAAAGAGCTTTCCAACCATGTGTAGCATGCACTACAAAACTTTATAGATTGGTACAGTTTTGCATGGGAAGTTGTACCAATTCTACCCCTAATAGACTATTGACCTTCTGCGTCACTTTTTCCTGGGTTCGGTCGTCCGTCCGTGTTACTTTTCTGATGGAGCTATTTTGTAGCACCGTGTCTTGAGCCTTCGGCTATGTGCCTTCCACATCTTCATGTGTAAACCTAAGCATCATCAAGATAGGACATTTAGATAGTATATATAACATTCTTAGAAGTGTTAAAATTACAATCAGTTAGGAATGAATTCACATGCTCTTATAGTTTCTTAGCCCAGCTTCTTGTAAGTGCCCCTTGATTTGTATCCTTTGGATTTGAGCTAGCGTGCATGGCTGGGTTGTCCTCGTCACCAAGTTTGGTGCTAATCCAACCACGTTTGATAGATttgcttctctttcttcctctcttctctcatgttgtggtgtgtgttctgcTCTCTCCTTTCTCACAGCAATAGCTCTTACAAAGAacagaggctagggtttttccttttttatctaTCCCAAGAAACAATCTCAACCGTTGATTTAGGAACCGGATCAACAGTGCACAAGTACTGGACTGGTAGGTTATTTTTGATGGGCTCAATTACATCCTCCATGTGGAGAGATAGCCCAACACTGTTTTACTCAGAAGGAATAGATTGGAACCTTGAATCCATAGCACCTTCAATCCAGCTAATGCCGAGGCTATCGCCAAAATCCGACTCACGACAAGAAGAACAGAGGATTTCCTTGCATGGCAACCATAGAAGTCAGGAATGTTTTCGGTGCAAATCGCATATGACATAGCACTGCGGGAACAAATTAGAGAGGCAAGCTCGGTGTTTAGAATCATACGGGTGATTTTGGCACATAATATGGAGCGCATTTAGAATCCTTCATTCATGAGCACTTTCTTTATATACCCTAAAAATCGGTAATGCTATGATTAGAGCGTCCGGACTGAGAGTCTCTCTGAATGCTACGTGGTCTCACCATGTCCACGTATTATCCACCGCAGGTGAAACTATTTGATACCTCGCCCTCAAGTGGCTACTCAGACTTATCTTCTTCCCTTCCATCTCgtctctccctctcctccataTCTCCGTAAAAATCACAGAGCGCCACCGCTGCTTCCTTCCTCCACCTAAGCTGACCACGCCGTCTTCTCCCTCAGTTCATGCACCGCCTCCCAAGCCTGTTCCCCATCCCCAGCGTCGATGGGatgcctgaaaggtcctaatatggctagagggggtgaatagcctatttaaaattctacaaaccaactagagcaatttgattagtatgacaaatagcgaaaagcaaacttactctagctctataagggttgcaaaccacatatccaataattctagttactatgatcattagacacataatttactaagtcactactcactaagaactctcacacttgctacactaaagagctccactagatgaacttaagctacaagtAAGctttcaattctagctacactaaagagcttactacaactagtttacgggtatgtaaatgagtaagtaaaaTGATTATACcgtcgcgtagaggagtgaaccaatcacaagatgaatactaactcaATCACCGGGAAAATACCagatggcaagagacaaccaattttctcctaaggttcacgtgcttgccaacacgctacgtctccattatgtcgaccaacacttggtggttcgacagctaagagctgttgcacgaacctcgtccacacaattggacaccgcaagaacctatccacaagtgaggtaactcaataacacgagcaatccactagggttacctttcggtgctccaccggggaaggtacaagtcccctcacaatcatcgagaGATGGACATGAACAATCAACAACTCGTGCAAATCCTCCTTCGCTGCACCAAGCGGTctaagtggtggcaaccaccaagagcaacaagcgaatccgacagcgaaacacgaacaccaaatgcctctagatgcaatcactcaagcaatgcacttagattctctcccaatctcacaaagatgatgaatcaatgatggagatgagtgggagggcttttgctaagctcacaaggttgctatgtcaatttaaaaaaatagccaagagagtgaacttgagccagccatagggcttaaatagaagctcccacgaaatagagttgttgtCTCTCTGTTCACTGAAAATTCAGGGCGACTGGACACAccggtcagatcgatcggacgtaggacccaaGTGTTTAgtcgcgcgatgcacgccacgtggcccctgcttcaaatgctgatcacccgatctcaacggtcatcagtacatttaagctATGACCGAACGCACTATAGTGTAGGACCGGACGCATAGtgcccagcatctggtcacttccagtaGGTACCAGTCGCGATCGGACGTGTCAGTTTGatctcgaccggacgtaggaccctagcatccgatcacttctagtaaggttccacccatgaccgaacgcgtccggtcacgcccgatcggactcgcccagcgtccggtcactcaccgtctcctctgtgcgccgccacatcagcatgaccgaacgctgaatagtgttcagccagagtccgatcgcctgcgtccggtcaagagaccgagggcggccttcactatgccactgaccggacacaggacccagcgtccggtcaccacgtgactagcgtccggtgcactctgtgaaaccctgtcttttctgtacagggcgtcggtggcaccgtcggactgtccgcactctttgtgcatatgtgttagcataatttcacaaacattttgtgcatgtgtgttagcataatttcgaacccttgctctcaagtgctaaacacaatatgtatcacctttgtgcatgtgtgttagcataatttcataaacattttcaaggatgttagcactcctctagatcctaaatgcatatgcaatgagttagagcatctagtggtactttgataaccgcattttgatacgagtatcacccttcttaatagtacgactatcgatcctaaatgtgatcaaactctctaagtgtcttgatcactaaaacaaaaagctcatatcaatttcacctttgccttgagctttttgaatttctttctcttcatttccaagttcaagcacttgatcatcaccatggcatcaccattatcatatcgtgatcttcatttgcttcacgacttagagtagtgctacctatcacataattactttgataaactagattagcacttagagttccatcaatttaccaaaatcaaactagagctttcaatgccTTGTCGCTGCGGGGAGATGTCGCTGCCCCTAGCTGATGGCTGCTGGCACACGGGCCAAGGCACCTCAGGTCGTCCCCGACCAAGCCAAGGCACCCACAAGCGCCACAGGTGCTGGTGGTTCTCGCGCGCAGCCACTCGCCACTGGCTCCTATCCTGACGGTCAGAATCGACCGACCCGGCCTCTCCCTCCCCTATGTTGTAAAAGTGTTTCCGATGTTTAAGtggtatgttgcaaatgtgtttatatgaatgttgcaaaagtagatcgggatgttgcacatgctacaagtgtttcagaggtatgttgcaatggtttgttgaaaatgttttatctgttttcagTCTCTTATGTTGTAGAAAGTGTTTTCAtgtttgcaagttgcaagtgttttatctgaatattgtatatgtttcacacatatgttacaagtaTATATTTTAAATGTtacatctgttttagacgtatgttgtatTTAATTGATTGATGTTCTTTGGAGAGTCACTGGGCGTGGTGAGTGATGGACCCGCTGACAGGGGTGGGGTGCGCGTGCGAGGCGACGAACGGGGGCGTGCTACGCAGGCGACGGATGGGAGCGAGCTGATCGAAAGCCCGGTTACttcttagactatctccaacaacaacacccaaaatacaagacccattcaaTATTTGGGTAGCGCTATAGCCAAATGGTTTAATACTCATTCGACATCTTCCCTAACAACAGGACTCAAAAAAAATTCTTTCTTACACATAGATTTTCAGAAAAGAGGATAGTCGGCTATTCTGCTACCACAGTCTTACGCAAGCGGCAGCCGTCCCCTGCTAGCGTACGTCCGGGCGCCACACTTCGTGAAAAAAAAATCTCTCGATTCCATCCATAGTTCCTgctggaaaagaaaaagaaaaagaggagcCGGCACTCCAGAAGGCAGGGGCCACCTTCAGCGTCAGGCACACCCTTGGCCACACCGCGGCACCCATGACCCACCCACATCTTCCACGCCACCACGACTCCACGAGAGTGAGGAGGGTTTAGAAGAGAGAGGAGAGCAATTAACACTCCTCGGCTGTCGTCTCCCCCGAAACAGCAAAACCCACCCGTTCCCTCTCCTCTCGCAGCGCCGGCGGAAACCCCAAACCCTCGCGGCTGGAGCCTCGCAGGTGAGCCGCGGCGccgatcctcctcctcctctcccgccTTTCCCCCTACCTGCATTTCGTCGGGAGGCGGTTTCGATTTGTTTTCTCCGGGCGGAACCCAACTTTACGGCCCCCTTGTTTTCCCCCCTTTTCGTTCGTTGGGCgtgattcttttttcttttctaagaTAAGAATCGCTTGTTCTGGGAGATGGATGGCTCCCTTACCTTTTTCCCCAAGCAATCAAACCTAGATTTTCCTCCGCGAGatgatagatttttttttttggatgcCCATGCCCAGCGTTAGGTCCGCCACTGGGCTCCAATTTTCGGTTCCGTAAGGGTTCCGCCATTATAGGTTTTGTAGAAATGTGTGTATTTAGATTAATCTCTTCGCTGCGAAGGAACACCTAATACGCACTTACTTTGTAGTTGCTGGTTTGGGCGTTGGGCTGATCATGCTTGTTTTGTTTCACCTGGAATCAGTTGTTACTCCTGTTAGGTTAGGTTACCTTTGCCTTCAAGTTGTCTGCATCTGTCACGATAATCTCTGTTTTCACAGTGATGAATTTCGCATATTATTTTCTATACGTCTTAATTCTTTTGCTTTCCGTAGTCAACTACTTATACGAATATTTAATCAGGACTATTGTTCAATTGAATTTTCTTAATTATGTTGTTACATCACACTCTTATGCATGATTGCTCTGCTCGTGCCAGAATAAGAAATGGTTTTTGTAGATAGCAGCCCTTGTTTTTAGTTTGGTTCAGTATGGGTATTCTGTACTCACTGCATAAACAGATATTGTTTCCTTTGGGCTGATGCAGCCCTTAAGAGCTCAATTTCCTACCTTTTTCATCTGGCTTTTGGGAACTGTGCGCTTGTCAATGCGCTAGACagcgcttgaacttatcagctggcttatcagctagaatctacagtatttttctctcataacaaatcagcttcagccggctgagccggctttaataccagtcgAACAGGTGGGCTTCAGCCGGCtgagccggctttaataccagccgaacaggagaGTTCCCCATTTGCTGGGTACAACCATGTCTTAATGTCGTTGTTTTTTAGTTTTATCTTACACCTGAAATATTGAAGGAAATGGACATCATTGTTATATCAACTAATGAAACACGTGACTTTGTTGCTCCACATGTGTGCACGTTAATTGCCATAGCTAAGTGTCGTTACCTTTAATTGTTCTCACAATTCATTCCTTCAGGTAGTGTTACTCTGTTGCTTTCAACTTCTAATTGTTCTAACAATTCAGTCCTTCAGGTTGTTACAAGTTACTCCCTTGCTTCATTGTATTCTTGGTTGTATTCTCCTTATTCAGTGGTTTTTGCCAGATAAGCATACCCTGGCAATGGGTGCTGCTGGCAATGGCAGCAACCCATACTGTTCACATGTTGGAGAAAGAGATGACAAAAGTAGTGACAAAAAATTAGGTCCAGATTTTACTGCAGCTGAAATGCAAGCGAGCCCTGTCAATGGTGATTTATCTTTGATTCGCGTGAAACTGGAGCAGTCATGGTTAGGTGTACAAGCATTCATTGCTGAGCATGTGACCCCTAAGGATGTTGATTTGGATTGGAGCGAGGAGGTTGTTGTTGGGCTGGATGGCTTCAGATATGTAGGCTGCAATGACCTAAGAGATGTTGCACTGAATAGCTTGCACATGTTCTTCAAGACTGCAGTTGATATCTTATCCTGTCAAGGGTACACTGAGGATGCTGTTGTAAATGCTGTTGTGGACTCTGCACTCTGTTATCAGTTTGATGGACCTATCACTAAGATCGCTGAGCATGCACGCACATTGCTACAGAGTGGCAACCATTTGGTTGATCGTTCCTACAGTGAGAATGTTGACACAGTTCTGCACATGTTGGGTTTGTATTTTCTTTGCAATGCATCAAGTTTGATGAAGAAATACTGTCCATTTTTCACCTTGGGAGATGCATTGTGGTGCATTCTGCTGTGTGACATGGATATATCTATTGCTCGTGCAGCTTTTGCTCCCATGAGTGGTTATGGGAATGGACAATCAGAAGGCTATGCTCATAGTCAGAGTGACTTATGTGAAGGTCGTGAGAGTGTAAATGAGTTATCAGAAGAATATAGTTGCAGTGCCACAGAATCGCCTGCACTATTCGAGCCACCTCAATCTGAAGCAATACAAATGACGTGGAGCAATTTTCTGACAAattatatagtttcatttcaaaaGTTTGGAGGGAAAAACCAAGATGCTCCTTCTGCTCAAGATGAAAATTCTCCTTCAGTGCCTAGGGCTGTTAACAAAAAGGAAACTAAAAGCAAGCGTAGTAAGACAAATTCCATTAAATCTCAGAAAGACTCAGGGAAGGATTTGGTAGTTTTCAAGAACATCCCACAAGTCAAGGGTATTATAAGTAAAACATCATTAAGAATGCTAAAGGAGAATAAAACATTAACGGCATTCCTTGCATCTGCACATAGCACTTTGGCAGGCACTTCAGAGGTAGCTAGTGAAAAGGACTCACAAACATCCATGCTAGTTCCAACTAAACCTCGTTCTGGACCTTGCTCGGTCAAAAGAGGATATTCTCCAGCAGTGGTTTCAATTGGATCACTTTCTTATCCTCCTAGCTGTTCCTCCAACTCATCATCTAGTGCaatgggcaaggcagagcctaggCAGCGAATGGAACCTGATGTTGTACACTTCTCTCTCCCAAATACTCCTGCAGAGGGCTTTGAATTTCATTTCTCACGTGAAGGCTTGCAGACCACTTGGGTTCCAAAACATAGAAAAGAGGAGCTGGCTCTAAAACTAGTCCAGCGCTTGGGTGAGTTAAAGCTGGAGGTGCAAGTTTGGACAGATTGGGCTAATGAGAGGGTGATGCAGTCAACAAATAGGCTGGTAAATGAAAGGACTATACTTTTCTCTCTTAAAAAGGATAAGGCAGACTTTGAAGGGCCTGATGTGTTTACAAGGAAGAGGCTTGAGGAGACACAAAGGGCAATAGACAGTACTTCTTGTGAGCTTGATCGTGTTAATTCCCTTGTCCAGGAGCTTACAGATAAGATTTCGCTTTGTAGGCGTGAGAAGAAATCTGTCCAGCTACAGGGAGAGCAATCTGATGCAAGTTTGGCAAGCATTTTAAGCAAGAAAACTGAGGCCATGAACAGACTGAAGTCCATGGAGACAGAGAAGATCCTTTTGCAGGAGGAGATTGCTGCTGAAAGGAGTAAACTATCCAAGCTTCTGCAAAGTCTTGagcaagctagaagacatgaagACGTATTAACGGTATTCCAATTTGACCAACCTTGTGTCTTCAAATTGACCAAGCAGTTTATTTGTAATCAGTGCTTAAtggtcaaaagtgttagattttttTCTTTACTGCATGCTTTCTAAAGTGACCAAGATTTCTGAACTGATGGGATAATTTTATTAACAATCCAACTGAATTTTCACTCACTAGAATCCTATTTAGTTTGATAGATTGGCTGTCTATTTTTTCAAAATATGTTGTGTTGAATGATTTTCTGCATATGAAATGTTTGCCCATTTATATCtacaatataatataatatatatgtatgtgttttGTTTGGTGATATCGTTTTCTGTCTGTAAAATGAATATTGACAGGAAACTACAATTATGTTTTCCTAACTAACTTTGGGAACTTGTCTTACCAAACTCTATAGAAATGTGCATTTCCTCATTTGGGACCTCAGGATTGCCAGGTTCTATCTGTTTTGCTTTAGGATGCAAAAATAATGACACACATACTATGGTCTTTGCTACCAATGTGCTTGAGATGTCACGTTTATCAACAACTacataataaatacataatgTTTGTTCATTGATTATCTGGACCCTCTGGGCCTCACTTAGCTCTGCTCTCGGCATTATTACTTCTTGTGTCATCATGCTGGTCACACTTTCTGATTTCAACTGCCCAACACATGTTATGTGGACAATGATTGGATGATTACCAGCACTAACCTTTTGTTGACGCTTAGATGAAAAATCTCAAAATTTGACATTACTTTGCTTGTACATAGTCTACCATAAGTTAATGCTGTTGCCAAGCTTTTTATTCATTTCCCTTAACTTGTTTATGTACCTGCCCAAAGACTGCTTTGTGACCTTTGGCCTTAAACACTGCAGAAAAAGTGCCAGGAAGGAGAGAAGATGATAGATGCACTTATGAAGCAGGTTAACTTTGAAAGAACTGAGCTTGAGAGGATTGAGACATCAGGAAGAGCAAAGTCTAGCCATCTGTTGCTGAAAGCGCGCAACGACCAGGAATGGCTGCAGACCAGTATCAAGAATCTGACACAGCAGATAGCTGAAATGTCTAGCAGAAACAAGCCTCTGAGCATCACAAACTTCATGGGCCGTCCAGGTTTTGTGATCGATTCTGTACAGCGGGAGCAAGAATGCGCCATGTGCTTGGAAGAGGAGGTTTCAGTGGTTTTCCTCCCATGCGGGCATCAGGTTGTTTGTGCAGGCTGCAACCAACGCCATCGAGATGGGGGCATGACCGAATGCCCATCCTGCAGATCTCCCATAAAGCGTAGGATCTGTGCTCGCTTTCCCGACAGTTAAGGTGGATGTAAATCCTGGAAGAATCATAGGAAATTTTTTGCCTTTGTttatgaagggaccgtgacgcctaagacgggggaggggtgaattaggcgtcactttaaaattctaactctaaactatggtctttTTTTCTAAccatagcaaaacatatgcaataaataagctatctagatgtgcaactatggttttgctagtgtgttgctatctctaccataaacgtagtaaagtaatcaatgtaaatgcggaagctaaagagcaggtagagatatgcaaacttccatcgACGATTTcgatatttttaccaaggtatcgagaagcgc
Above is a genomic segment from Miscanthus floridulus cultivar M001 chromosome 3, ASM1932011v1, whole genome shotgun sequence containing:
- the LOC136545766 gene encoding putative E3 ubiquitin-protein ligase RF4, with translation MGAAGNGSNPYCSHVGERDDKSSDKKLGPDFTAAEMQASPVNGDLSLIRVKLEQSWLGVQAFIAEHVTPKDVDLDWSEEVVVGLDGFRYVGCNDLRDVALNSLHMFFKTAVDILSCQGYTEDAVVNAVVDSALCYQFDGPITKIAEHARTLLQSGNHLVDRSYSENVDTVLHMLGLYFLCNASSLMKKYCPFFTLGDALWCILLCDMDISIARAAFAPMSGYGNGQSEGYAHSQSDLCEGRESVNELSEEYSCSATESPALFEPPQSEAIQMTWSNFLTNYIVSFQKFGGKNQDAPSAQDENSPSVPRAVNKKETKSKRSKTNSIKSQKDSGKDLVVFKNIPQVKGIISKTSLRMLKENKTLTAFLASAHSTLAGTSEVASEKDSQTSMLVPTKPRSGPCSVKRGYSPAVVSIGSLSYPPSCSSNSSSSAMGKAEPRQRMEPDVVHFSLPNTPAEGFEFHFSREGLQTTWVPKHRKEELALKLVQRLGELKLEVQVWTDWANERVMQSTNRLVNERTILFSLKKDKADFEGPDVFTRKRLEETQRAIDSTSCELDRVNSLVQELTDKISLCRREKKSVQLQGEQSDASLASILSKKTEAMNRLKSMETEKILLQEEIAAERSKLSKLLQSLEQARRHEDVLTKKCQEGEKMIDALMKQVNFERTELERIETSGRAKSSHLLLKARNDQEWLQTSIKNLTQQIAEMSSRNKPLSITNFMGRPGFVIDSVQREQECAMCLEEEVSVVFLPCGHQVVCAGCNQRHRDGGMTECPSCRSPIKRRICARFPDS